The Fusobacterium sp. IOR10 genome segment CAATAATTTACAAACCTCTTCAAAAATATATTTATCTAAATATTTTATAAATCCATCTCTTTCCAATTGAGGAATAAATTTATATGGAGATTGAATCTCATTATTTAAATAAAGTCTTGTTAGAGCTTCAGCTCCAAAAATCTCCCCATTTTCAGCATTTGCTTTTGGTTGTAAATGCATTCTATAGTTTCCTTCTTTTAGTTGTTCCATAAATTTTATTTTTCTTTTAAATTTTTGTAATTCTTCTATGCGTTTCTTATCGTAATATTCTTCCTTTGAATATTTTAGAAACTCCTCTGCATTGGTACATAGTTTATTTAAATCTATATCACTATCAGACCAAGCTTTTCCAATAGAAACACTTACTAAGAACTTCTCATCTATAAATGTTTCCCAGTCTTTTATATCCTTTTCAAATTTTTTATAAGTTAAGTCTTCAAATAATATGAAAAATACATCCCCATAAAGACGAAACTTTAAATTTGTTTGAAAATAATCATTAAATGAATTTGACATTTCTTTTAAAATATTGTCCCCATATTCTCTTCCAGAAACTAAATTAATATTTTTAAAGTCATTTATGTCAATATACAAAACCCCTAAAGAAGACAAACTTTCTAGATTTAATTTATCAATCTTTTTTCCATAGCTACTATGATTTAAAAGTCCTGTTAATTGATCATATTTTCCAGTGTAGCATTTATTGTTTAAAGACTTATATTTTAAATATTCACTGGTAATTAAATAAGATATAAAACCAAACATTTCTTCGTTAGGTTTATTTACTTTAAAATTTTCTCCAATTAAATATCCATAAATTTCATTATTAAAAAATATTGGAACTTTATATGTGTTTTTAATTTCCTCACTAGTTCCAACTTCTTTAGAAACTCTGTTAAATAAATCACATTTTTCATTATTCATTTCTAAGGTAATTTTTATTTTATCCAGTTGAAAATAATTTTTAGTATTTTCTAGAATAATCATTATTGAAGTTTCAAAATCACAAGATGATTCCAACATAGGTATAATTTTAAAAATATACTCTTCTTTACTTAGTTTATTAGCTTCCTTTAATACTTTTACACTGTTACATTCTTTTTCATCGCATATATGAAAAGTATTTTCTCCAATTATTATTGCATTTGATAGAGCTTCATAGGCACTAGTATATAATTTATCTATATCACTGTCTCCATCTGAATATCCAATTCCTAGAGAAAATTTAAAATATTTTGTAAATGAAAATTTATTTTCTTTTCTAAATACCTTAAGATAAATTTTTTCTATTTTTTGTTTTAATCTATCCTTGGAAAAAGAATTAGAAAATATTATTATTTTATCCTCATCAATATTCCCAAGAAGAATATTAGAATGAAACTTTATTTTAAAATTGTCTGCTAGCTCTAAAAATAATTCTTTATATTTATCTTCACCTATTTTTTCAAGTACTTCTTTTTTATTGTTTACTGATAAAATCCCCATTAAACAAGGTGTCTTTTTTTTAATCTCATTTTCTATTATTTTTTTTATAGTTTTATCGTTATATAAACCTGTATCCTTATTTAACTGTACTTTACTGTCTAGAGATAACTCTATTTTTTTACGATAAGTTATATCTTTAATAAGAATTTTTGAATAAATCTTTTTCTTAACTATATTAAAATATGATTCTATTATTATACTGCACCAAGATATTTTCCCTTCGTTATTAACATGTTCATATTGAAAGAACAAAATATTTTTTCCTTTATTATAATTTTCTAGTATATTTTCTGTGCTAATAAATTCATAATAATTTTCTAATTTATCTTTCTTTAGTATATGTTTTGCTATTTTTCCAACAATATCATCATAGTTTATACTTTCTATTTCAGATAAAAAAAAGTTTACATCTTTATATTCAATTATGTCTTTTAGATCTAGATCTAATCTAAACATAATTAATGTGTCATCTGAAGGATCTCCATCTGAAATTTTATTAAAACATCCCCTAGCCAACATCCCCTTTCTAAGTTCCATTGTTTTTGTCATTTTAACTCCTTTTGAGTAAAATATTTATACATTATCTTTACTTATTTTTTTTATTTCATTATAAAATTTCATCATTTTTTTATAGTCCTCATAAACTCCCATTAAAGAATTGTTCCTTAATTTTTCAACAATTATAACTAATAAGTCATATAAGGGTGTTAATCCTAAATTTCCAGCTACACCTTTTAAAGTGTGGCTTTCATTAAAAGCTTTTTCAATATCTTTTTCTTCAATAAATTTACCTAGGTTTTCAAAACCTTCATCAGCTACAAATTTCTTTAAACAAATAATATATAATTCCTCATCCCCTAGAACTCTATCTAAAGCTCCCTTTACATCGCATCCATTATTATTTAATTCTTTTAAAATAGACATTATACCCCCTATTTTTTTATTTCCTTTATCCATTCATATATTCTATCTGGTGTTTCATTATCTTGATAATTTTCATCTAAAGCTAGCCCTACAAATTTATTATTTATTACTGCTTCACTTTCTTCAAAAGAATATCCTTCACTAGAAGTTAATCCTATAATCTCACCTTTATTTTCTTTTACAATATCATATAATACCTTCATTCCTCCTACAAAGGATTCACCAAAGGCAAATTGATTTCCCAATCCAACTAGAGCTATTTTTTTGTTTTCAAAATTTATTTTTTTTAATTCTTCTAAATTTTTAACCCAATCCTCTTGAGGTTCCCCTACTCCATAAGAAGGAGTTACCATTATTATATTTTCAAATTCTTTTATTTTTTCTATTCCATTTTTTACATTTATAGTCTCATAATCAACTTTTTTTAAATTAAATTCTATTTCATCTACAACTGCTTCTGTTTTCCCTGTGTTTGTCCCATAAAAAATTCCTATTTTTTTCATTTTACTTCCTTTCTATTTTACCATTAATATTCTTTATTCTGCAAATATCTTTTATAACTTCACTTGCTATTATAAGCCCTGCAACTGAAGGCACAAAGGATATACTCCCAACATTTACACTTTTCTCTCTATTATTTTCTACATTAGATGGCTTTATGGCTTTTTCCTTTGAATATAGTACCTTTAATTTATTTATTCTTCTTTTTTTTAATTCTTTTCTCATTACTCTAGCTAGTGGACAAACTGAAGTTTTATTTATATCTGCAACCTCTAACATCATAGGATTTATTTTGTTTCCTGTTCCCATGGAAGATATTATTGATATATTTTTTTCCTTTGCCATTTCTACTAGATCTAATTTTGATGTTACTATATCTATTGCATCTACAATATAATCATAATCTTCATCAAAAAAAAGCTCTCTTGTTTCATTTGAATATTTTTCTTTAATTCCTCTAATAATTAAATCTGGATTTATTTCTTTCATTCTCTCTACAACAACTTGTACTTTATTTTTTCCTATTGTCTTATCAGTTGCTATTATTTGTCTATTGATATTTGTTATATCTATAGAATCAAAATCAACCACTGTAAGTTTCCCAATTCCTCCCCTTACTAGTGATTCTACTACAAATCCTCCAACTCCTCCAACTCCAAAAACTATCACATTGGATTCTTTTAATTTGTTGAAGTTTTCCTCTCCTATTAAGTTTCTTTCCCTTTGAAATCTCATTTTTTCTCCCTTGGTTTTAAATTACTTTTCACTAAAAAATTATACCTTTATATTTATAAAAAATCAATTATGTTTTTCATTAAAAAATCCATTGACATTAAAGAACTTTTGTGATATTATCTTATAGTTACGCTTAGCGATGGTTTTCAGCAACCCTAGCTAGCGAATAAATACTTTTGGAGGTGTTGGAATGTACGCAGTTATAAAAACTGGTGGTAAACAGTACAAAGTTGCAGAAGGTGATGTTTTAAGAGTTGAAAAGCTTAATGCTGAAGTTAACGAAACTGTAGAAATTACTGATGTTCTTTTAGTGGCTAATGGTGAAGATTTAAAAGTTGGAACTCCATTAATCGAAGGAGCTAAAGTTGCAGTTGAAATTTTAAACCAAGGAAAAGGTGAAAAAGTTATTAACTTCAAATACAAGCCTAAAACAGGATACCATAGAAAAAAAGGTCACAGACAACTATTTACTGAAATCAAGATCACATCAATTAACGCATAGTTAATATTATGACTAAGATCGAGATTTTTAGAAAAAACGGTAGAATTATCAAGTATAAAGCTACTGGACATGCAGAATATAATGAATACGGTTCAGATATAGTGTGTGCAGCACTTTCTACTACATTACAGTTCCCCCTAGCGGGATTCCAAGATGTTTTAGAAATCTATCCTAGATTTGAATTATCTTCTGATGGTCTTATATCTGTCGATTTGGACAATATGGACTTAAATGGTAAAGAAAGAGAAGTGCATACTCTTTTGGAAAGCATGGTGGTAGTTTTAATAGAGCTATCAAAGAATTATCCAAAAAATATAAAGCTTGTAGAGAAGGAGGAATTTTAAATGTTATTTTTATTAAATATACAATTATTTGCACATAAAAAAGGTCAAGGTTCTGTTAAAAACGGAAGAGATTCTAACCCTAAGTACCTTGGTGTAAAAAAATATGATGGAGAAGCTGTTAAAGCTGGAAATATCATAATTAGACAAAGAGGAAATAAATTTCATGCTGGTAATAATATAGGTCAAGGAAAAGACCAT includes the following:
- a CDS encoding EAL domain-containing protein, which gives rise to MTKTMELRKGMLARGCFNKISDGDPSDDTLIMFRLDLDLKDIIEYKDVNFFLSEIESINYDDIVGKIAKHILKKDKLENYYEFISTENILENYNKGKNILFFQYEHVNNEGKISWCSIIIESYFNIVKKKIYSKILIKDITYRKKIELSLDSKVQLNKDTGLYNDKTIKKIIENEIKKKTPCLMGILSVNNKKEVLEKIGEDKYKELFLELADNFKIKFHSNILLGNIDEDKIIIFSNSFSKDRLKQKIEKIYLKVFRKENKFSFTKYFKFSLGIGYSDGDSDIDKLYTSAYEALSNAIIIGENTFHICDEKECNSVKVLKEANKLSKEEYIFKIIPMLESSCDFETSIMIILENTKNYFQLDKIKITLEMNNEKCDLFNRVSKEVGTSEEIKNTYKVPIFFNNEIYGYLIGENFKVNKPNEEMFGFISYLITSEYLKYKSLNNKCYTGKYDQLTGLLNHSSYGKKIDKLNLESLSSLGVLYIDINDFKNINLVSGREYGDNILKEMSNSFNDYFQTNLKFRLYGDVFFILFEDLTYKKFEKDIKDWETFIDEKFLVSVSIGKAWSDSDIDLNKLCTNAEEFLKYSKEEYYDKKRIEELQKFKRKIKFMEQLKEGNYRMHLQPKANAENGEIFGAEALTRLYLNNEIQSPYKFIPQLERDGFIKYLDKYIFEEVCKLLEKWIKEGKKLIKISLNFSRLTFMTPGIVEEIIEISNKYNIPREYIEIEMTETIGELDKESIKSICSKITRKGFLISLDDFGAKYSNMAVLIYMYFNTIKIDKSLINDVITNDKSKIIIKNIFKICKELKIDSIAEGVETEEQFTALKKLGCEAVQGYLFNKPIPVSHFEELYIK
- a CDS encoding flavodoxin, whose product is MKKIGIFYGTNTGKTEAVVDEIEFNLKKVDYETINVKNGIEKIKEFENIIMVTPSYGVGEPQEDWVKNLEELKKINFENKKIALVGLGNQFAFGESFVGGMKVLYDIVKENKGEIIGLTSSEGYSFEESEAVINNKFVGLALDENYQDNETPDRIYEWIKEIKK
- the rplU gene encoding 50S ribosomal protein L21, producing the protein MYAVIKTGGKQYKVAEGDVLRVEKLNAEVNETVEITDVLLVANGEDLKVGTPLIEGAKVAVEILNQGKGEKVINFKYKPKTGYHRKKGHRQLFTEIKITSINA
- the rpmA gene encoding 50S ribosomal protein L27, translated to MLFLLNIQLFAHKKGQGSVKNGRDSNPKYLGVKKYDGEAVKAGNIIIRQRGNKFHAGNNIGQGKDHTLFALIEGYVKFERLGKDKKQVSVYEAK
- a CDS encoding ribosomal-processing cysteine protease Prp translates to MTKIEIFRKNGRIIKYKATGHAEYNEYGSDIVCAALSTTLQFPLAGFQDVLEIYPRFELSSDGLISVDLDNMDLNGKEREVHTLLESMVVVLIELSKNYPKNIKLVEKEEF
- a CDS encoding Hpt domain-containing protein, which translates into the protein MSILKELNNNGCDVKGALDRVLGDEELYIICLKKFVADEGFENLGKFIEEKDIEKAFNESHTLKGVAGNLGLTPLYDLLVIIVEKLRNNSLMGVYEDYKKMMKFYNEIKKISKDNV
- a CDS encoding ThiF family adenylyltransferase, which translates into the protein MRFQRERNLIGEENFNKLKESNVIVFGVGGVGGFVVESLVRGGIGKLTVVDFDSIDITNINRQIIATDKTIGKNKVQVVVERMKEINPDLIIRGIKEKYSNETRELFFDEDYDYIVDAIDIVTSKLDLVEMAKEKNISIISSMGTGNKINPMMLEVADINKTSVCPLARVMRKELKKRRINKLKVLYSKEKAIKPSNVENNREKSVNVGSISFVPSVAGLIIASEVIKDICRIKNINGKIERK